One Magnolia sinica isolate HGM2019 chromosome 2, MsV1, whole genome shotgun sequence genomic window, CAGAAAGACCTCAGCCCAGTCCAGGCCTGGCCCTTTGACAGACACATAGTGGGGGCCCAGACCTTGTCACCCACTATAAATACGCGGTACCAGTCTCAaccataattctaaaatttgGTGAGCCGACTCAAAACTTGTTCGTGTCAATTTGACTTGGTAAGAAATTGAGCCGACTCGCTGAAACTCGGAATTGAGATCAACTTGGTTGAGACTCGGCATGACTCACTGAGCCATAGTTCCAAGACCCGATGAgtcaaataaaaaatcagctgAGTCAAACAGAAATCGGGCCAAGGCCACTTGCTGAGTTTCTTCCTTCTTACGAAAGAACTAAAGCTGCAAACCATAGGACTCAAACACCCAACCCCAAGCTATCCAAGCAACACACGTACCAGCTGTTCGAGCACTCCATTGTTGATTAAATTTAGGGAATTTTATGAAAAACTACCCATTAGTATAGAATTTACTTTTCCATcccttttttaaaaaggtttccaATAGCTTTctcattaatttaagtaattatcattataATACCTTTTTTAGATTTATTCATGGTTTGGTTGTTATTTGAGCAATGGAATGGGTggctcaggtgggtcccactatgatgtttacgtgaaatccaccttgaccacTAGGTGCATCACTTGTTGTTAGGCCTAGGGCATGATGCTCAGCTCCATTCATGATTTAGGTGAACCACATGATAGGAAAGAGTACAAAGGGCAAcgttcaccctccaaactatttcccttggatTCGTGCTTATGAATCAAAGATGGGAGTATTTTTGGACACCTagtctaaattttggtgtggcatctactGATTGGagtgatttcatataatcatcatcgtAGGCCTTGGAAAAATCAAGGATGTATGCCTCTCCCAACCGTTTCTGTTGATCTGGCCCACCTAGGTCACGAGTGATCCTAAGTTTTTGACTATGGGCCTAACATGAGATTACATATCTAATGGtcgagtggattttacatacacttCATAGTAGACCTATCAAAAATTGAGGATAGTccctcaaaaattttaaaattatatggaaaataaaAAGAATCTAATGGcatttccacccttgattttttacgggttccactatgatatatatgtgaaATCTATTTAGACCATTAGATATGTAATTCTATATTAGGCCAGGGCCATAAAAATCAAGTTGAAAAGCGAatgaagtgagccacaccaaaggaagcaattTGATCAAGACAGACATCTAACCTTAATTTTTATAAGGTTCACTACGATgaatatatgaaatccactccaatcattagatgccacaccaaaatttaagtCTGGGTTGTTGTGCACGGGCTGCTTTCACTTTAGACATGGAAGCAACCTTAGAGTGAATCAAACAAGCAAATAGAGAAACGAAAATAACCAACAATCATAAAGAACATAGTGatttatgtgaaaaaatcatTTTGGGAAAAAATCACAACACAAACGTGACAGTGAccactatgaaaaatgaaaatacaaaagatTGAATCAACTTACAATCAAAGCCTCTTCTCTCAAGACAAATCTCTAGAGTAAAAAAACTCTAACTCCCTCTTCTCAAAATCTTAGACATGTTTTGGCTCTCTTTGTGCTATCCTAATTCATAATTATAAGCCACTTATATAGCCCCCTCATGATTATAAGCCACTTACCAAGAGAAGCTCAATGATGCATGTAAAAAGTGGTCGATGTATGAGCTCAAATTGTATGCAGTGGTCCAGGCATTGCGATATTGGCGATATTACTTGATTAAGATGGAGTTCGTTATTTAtacagaccatcaagctctcaaatttatAAATAGCCAAGCTAATGTAAATTGTGCATATGCTAGGTGGATTTCATTCATGTAGGAATTCACATTTGCACCGAAGCATAAGTTCAGGTAACAGAAaatgtggctgatgcacttatCCAATGTGCAACCTTGTTACTCATCATGAGTAATAAGGTTATCAAATTCGAATGCTTCAAAGACTTATATGCTGACGAAGACGACTTCGAGGATGCGTGGATTGGATGTCAGAAGTGTTAGTCCAACGACTTCCATGTTGAGGATGAATTTTTCTTCAAGGAAAATCAGTTATGCATTCCACATAATTCATTGAGACCACATCatctaagagctacatggaggtggcatTGGCAGTCATTTAGGGTGAGACAAGATAATAGCTTTCCTGGAAGAACGTTATTATTGGCCATAGATGAAGCAAGATGTCGAAAGAGCAGTGCAATCATGTCACAACATGTGCGAGGCATCCAAGATGCAGTCACAAAACACTAAACTATACACTTCATTACCTGTCCTCGAAAATCTTAGGGAGGATTTGTGTATGGCCTTTGTGTTACAACTCCCACAGACCCAATGCGTGTGGTATGGATTCTATCTTTGTCATGGTCGATAGATTtccaaaatggcccatttcataCGGTGTAAGAAAACTCTCGATGCTACACACGTTACAAATATGTTTTTTCGAGAAGTTGTCCATCACCTCAGATCATGACACgaagttcctcagtcactttTGAAGGACTTTGTGGCGACCATTTGACACCCAGTTGTAGTTTAACAATGCGTATCATCCACAGAGTGATGGATAAACTAAGGTAGTGAATCGAACACTTGAAAACCTTATACAATGTATTTCGGGTGACAATCCTAAATAGTAAGATTTAGCCTTGGCTCAAGTAGAATTCACATTCAATAATATGCTGAACCGTTCCACCGGAAAGTCCCCATTTGAGATTGTATATGAACGGGTACCTTGACACACCCTTAATTTGGTTCCCTTGCTCAAACTTCTAGGCATGAGCATTGTCGTAAAACATATAACTGACTGAATCATAATAATACACTTTGATGTTCAAGCCAAGTTGAAGGCATCCAATGACAAGTACAAGGAGAAGGCTGACGTGCATCAGGGTTTGAAGGTATTCAATGTGGGTGACAAAGTGATGATTCATctgtgcaaagagagattttcgattgggatatacaataaattaaagaacaagaagattggactgATACTCATCCTTTGTAAGAtaaatgacaatgcttatgttattgattttCCTGAAGATATGGAGATCTCATGCACATTCAATGTGGCGGACCTGTACGAGTATCATGCAACGAATCCGATAAATAACTCGAGGgggagttcttttgaagtggaggagactgatgtagaacGAGTCGAGGACTTATTCATGGCTGAGATGGACCAAAGAAAAGAAACTAAGAAGGATCGAACACACTCAGCATAGTTTGACTCGTCGACAGGTCGAAATTCTACCAGAATTCGAGATTGCTTGTTGTCTTGTTTCTTCCAGTTTAGACAGGTCAAAAGATCTTGTTGACAGGTCGAAATCTAGTTCGACAGTTTGACAGATCAGGTCGAAAGGTCGAAAATCATAGAATTTCTTATTTAAGTCTCTAGACGCTTTTTTGTTGTTTCGACCTGTTGACTCGACCAGTCAACGACAAGTTAATGGGTGGTAAAAATTTGCATATTTTTCTGAATTTGTTTCCTTTAGAACTCTTTGATTACTTTTTTAGGATTTGCTTAGGATTATTTAAAGGGTGTTAAATTTTTTCACTCATCAATTCATTTAATAAATCAATTTCGTAtaagttttcttctttttcttgtggattcaagattttgtcttgtggattcaagagagCCTTGTGAATTCAAGGTAGTTATCAATTGAGGAAGACAgtaattgacctcatcatgtccttcctATGTTAGTTTAGTCCCATATCGAATATGCAAGGAGAAAAAACTTGGATTTATAAAAAGATGATTTTGCATAGGGCTTAGGCCCATTTTCTTGAGGAATGTGAATTTGGCTATTTAGGAGCTATGCCAACAGCCCCAATATATACCATTAACCACACATGTGTCGTGGCATGATGCGGTGTGTGCACGCGCGAGTATACTTGCAAACTTAAATATTTTTTGTTGTCTTCTAAAATTCTATTTTACAACGGTTGACCAGAAcaattatttattttgaatttctataCTTATGTATTTACATCTCCAtaattcttatatatatatatatatatccatttttATTCTAAACCTCATTCACATGATGTTTTAACAGGTGGAAAGAAGCCTAGTGTCAAAAAGAAGGTGATAACGGGTATTTAACTTCTCAAAATCTTATCCATGTACAATGCGTTTGTTTGCACCAAtttcattttcatgatatttcttAGATCAATCAGTTTGATCTGGTACGAAATTTAATGATATGTAAATACATCCAAAGCAAATTTGAAACAAATTCCACAAGTCCTTTTCTATGAAAAGCAACTTGATTTCATCCAAGTAGAGGtttacacgagtcgaaccgagtcaagcttggcacaacttgactcagttcgactactagctgaccccagctcgaacttggcttggctcggtcctcgagcctgactggctagctcggctcagtaCGGTTAGCAACTcggccagttcaagccgagttcgagccaagatcgagcctatgcagcattttcacaaacacatagagtgcactttcaatttcttactgtatgtaaacCAATAGCGgctgtttacaggtatttcatcaaacaccttgtaggcaacatcaaaatcaagaaaataggtatttatttcatatacatacctcccttgccaccagccgacacttcgttgagtcattttatcaaacacaacatcattatcaaagtaaccgagtcaccgaaatggtttgatccgagttcgattcaagttggggtttgaTATGAGttaagtcgagctcgggcaagctcgaactcggttcaaaatttttttgagctcaaaaaatcagctcgactcggctcaaactcagttttgaaccgagtcgaattgagctttttcgagtcgagtcgagtcgagccagctaaccgagctaactcggttcgtgtacaaccctacatCCAAGTGAGAGTGTGCAAAGGGTGGATACATATACCCAACCCTTCCCAGTCAGCAGATACATATGATCATACATACATGGGTATATGTTGATAAACATTTACACATCTTGATGTGTATGCATCTATACTTAGCATATATTGAATTTAGGGACTTTTTTGTAGAACAGCATATATTGAATTTAGGGACTTTTTTGTAGAACTGCCTACCTTTTAGGCTAATCCTGAATAAATACatgctttcaaaatatttaaagtaAAACGTATAAAGTTTTTATTGGTAGAAATTCAACTGCCTGCTGTAATATACTTTATATTTATATACCATTGTACCGGTTTATGAActgtatttttttaaatgacaaaaTTAGCTtccatcaatcaccactgttttcttctATGGTGTGTTCCGTAAGAGACTTCAATCTCcctcgtttttgggatcatgccctaaaatgatcttgaatgATGGATTGAGAGCgtggataaaaatatatattatagaaGGAGCTATAGAGCACTGCCCGCTAGCAACCTGGCTAAgaggaagtggattgcatggtgtaccacacaccacctacCTATGTGATGACGCCACTAAGttatgtggacccatcatgatgtccGTGTTCTATCCACATTATTCATtgattttacgagatcattttaagacactgctaaaaatgaggccgatacaaacatcaagtggaccacactatatatagaaagcaatgggacaatgatgcctacccttgaaaccttccaagggcccaccatgatggttccTGTTTATGAGGTTTAAAAGAAAAGATCccaatgaatggaaaaaacaaataccagttTGATTCAAGACTTGtgggcctctaagaagttttaaaaGGTATtcattccccactgctttttgtagtgtggtctatttgaggttTGCATCTGCCTCTATTTTACTCGAATACACGAATGATCTGgcaaaaaaatggatagatgatttTGATATGACACATATATTGTAGTGGGCGCACATAATTTGGTAACGTCAGGTGGGTgatgtgtggcacaccatgcaatccgctaCCACTATTGGCAGCGTCATACAGGGAGTCAGGGACAgcttaggtgagaccccggatctacCGACTGTGGGGTTtgcattgatgtatgtgtcttaaatccaaaccgtccaactattttgaaagctcattttagagcgaTATACAAAAactgaagctgactcaaattttaggtggaccacaccacagtaaacattTGTGATTGaatctcaccattgaaaactttatagATTCCATCAGAACATTTATTTgctgtccaacctgttgatgaggtcacaaacaactagatgaagagaccatacaagtatcaacttaatccaaagtttttgtggcccacaagaagtttttaatgatcactcaccattgtttcctgtactaAGGCCCATctgggatttggaactgcttcattttttagatcgcaccctaaaatgggcttttaatatggatggacggcgtggatgtagttacatacatcactgtgggccccacagtcaagggtcccacccaccttggtggatccggggtctcgcTTAATCCGCTCTCCATCATACGAAATCAGGATGTCATgctaaaggctttcacaggaacttACTGCGCTGGGATGTAaggtaggacccaccgtgatgtttgtgaaaaaaccACTATTATAAACTTCGTAAGCCTACcaagaatgtttattttcaatccaccctgttaataaggtcactcagacccaaaacttttgttactaggagaagtttttaatagttgattaCCACGGTTTGGTGTACTAtgatccaccttagattttttagatcatgctctaaaatgagttttcaaaacggctGGACCGTGCGgatataagtcacatacatcaaggtgggcccagggATCCCACCCATCCCGATGGATCCTCGGATCCGATATGCAAATAGGGTCCCATATTTTTATACCCACcgatgaaaacttcttagggcccactctgatgtttatcagggccatccaacatgttgattagttGACATATACATGAACGAAGGGAAGAcccaaaatcagcttgatccaaaattccaTGTCCGCAGCatgtttttaatggcaggcattcaatcaccattgtttatgTGGTAAAGTCCACCTAGGCTtcagatctggctcattttttatctcatggcCCAAAATGAGATCCCAAAATGCACatatacataaaaggtgggctacaccacaaatagcagtggggagaatgattctcaccgttaaaacattcgtagggcccacttgatctttggatctgtttgAGTTTTTGGCTCAACCCTTACAACTAGCTCACCAAATAAATggtcggtttggatataacacatgcctaatggcgggacccacagagcttgctgacgtcaacataCCAGCCAGttccaatccgcttccattcgaaccgagtcgaattgagcgagctaactgagctagctcggttcgtgtacaccttatatatatataggccgggACCGGCCCATTGATAGCCTTGTTACAATATCCCTTCCGAAAATGATGTTTTAGTGAGCCTGGCTGATTCGGTGCAATTGTCCCTTCTCGTCTGCACTGATGAGCCTACCGTTACGGTGGTGACCGTTTAGATTTGGAGAGGACTTATTCCACTACTCTACATGGACCAACCTTCGTTGGTACAGATCACTCCCATTATGACCCACAACATGGATGAGCTGTGCAAACTGAACGCGAAACAAATGAATATATcttttctagccatccatctgAATGCCACACATCAGATGTTTACTATCATCCAATTGGCCGAATTTTTTCAAGTttgtccatccattgtggggACCACCAGACGAACTTTTCTTGTCACTGAGTCTGGAACCCATATACGTTTTCACACGAATAACTGTGTTAGAATGTATTGTGAATCACATACAACTAACTGCAAATTGCAGCTTCGCCGGCCTTGCCAAACGGTTCCTTAAACAATGCACCATGCGCACGTTAGACGGAATTCCTGAGTCTACTTCTCCCATGCAGGCGTTAGTGTAGGAATTGGGAGCTTCCTTGTTACATGTCTCATCTGCTTCATCCTTCACCGGCGGTGCCGCAACAAACGCCTCCCTTCTTCATATTCAACTGCCATCTCTCTAGCAATCTCTTCTGATTCAGATCCCAAATGCCAGATCGAAAACAGCGGCGCTAACGGTGGCACCATCTTTCAAACTCAAGTGTTCACGTACGAGGAGCTCAAAGAAGCCACCCACGACTTCGATGCCTCTAAAGAACTTGGCGATGGCGGGTTTGGAACCGTATACCTTGGTAAGCCCAACTCATCTCTTTGTGAATTCATTTATGTTCCTTCTATGCAGGGTGGTCTGTTCTTATGTATATATGAATCTTGGGTTATTAGATGTAAATCTAAACCAATATTGGTCATTATTCATGCTGGaaaaggatccttactcttgctccggtggtagactctcaggagtttcaacacccggtcaagggttcgagtatccataggtggtgaaatcccactgcggggtgagtgtgtgggggtgtgcgtgcgtgtgtttaaaaaaaaaaaacaaagaaactaCCCCTAGGATTGCAACTTGGGCCGGACTCTAATTAGTCAACTCAAATCCGGTTGGACTGCAAGGTGGTGTTGGTTTTGTGGTAAGGTTTTTGAAAAACAGAAGATATGTGAGCATCTGACCTCCCATGCATAAACAAAGGTGTCACGGACTTAAAACCTTAATTTCTGTGCATTGGAGCAACAGCTAGTGCCAGAAGGCTCGTTTATTTGGTTCGAATGAGATTGAGTTTCTTAATGAGCTATATTCATTCCTTGACAGGGTTAGTGCCAGACAGACCCGTTTTTTGGTGCGAATGATATTGAGTCCTGTGCATGGCACAAGGGCCTGCAATTCAAGCTTAATTGGGCTTGGATTTTAGCAGATTAATCTTTTGGGGCTGAAATCAGGCCAAGGATTTTGCCCATGGGCTTAAAATTGCATCATGACGATGGACCATTACAGGATATGCCCAGGCAAATGAGCTAGCTAGTGCCATTGATGATCCTAGTTAATTTACTGGAATTTTACTTCTTTTCTTCAGGGAAGCTTCATGACGGGCGTTCTGTTGCTGTAAAGCGATTTTACCAGAACAACTACAATCGTGTGGAACAATTCATGAACGAAATCAATATCCTCTCTCGTTTGCGCCATCAGAACCTGGTCACACTATACGGGTGCACCTCTCGCGACAGTCGTGAGCTTCTCCTTGTCTATGAATTTATCCCCAATGGGACAGTAGCGGATCATCTCCATGCCAACCCTTCAAAAACCAGGGCTttcacatgggccacacgtaTGCGTGTTGCCATTGAGACTGCCGATGCACTTGCTTACCTCCATGCCGTCGAAATCATACATCGAGATGTCAAAACCAACAACATTCTCCTTGACAATGATTTCCGAGTAAAAGTTGCAGACTTTGGCATGTCGCGTTTGTTTCCAATGGGCAAGTCACATGTGTCGACTGTGCCGCAAGGGACGCCTGGCTATGTGGACCCTGAGTATCATCGGTGCTACCAACTTACTAACAAGAGTGATGTGTATAGCTTTGGAGTGGTCTTGATCGAGCTTATATCATCCAAGCAGGCTGTAGATGTCACTAGGCATCCAGATGAGATTAATTTGGCTAATATGGCAGTTAACAAGATCCACAATGGAGGATTGCATAAGTTGGTGGACCCCAATCTACAGTTCGAATCGAACAATGCCGTAAGGAGAATGATTATATTGGTAGCTGAGTTGGCTTTTAGGTGTTTGCAAGATGATAAGGAGGTGAGGCCTTCAATGCAGGAGGTTTTGGAGGGGTTGAGAGAAATTGGGAGTGAGGATTATAAGGTGGAGAAGGTGGACCGTCCAGCTGCCTGCGACATTTCATCACTGGATAAAAGTGCATCACTGTCGCCGGATGCTGTGACCGACACATGGATCAATTTATCTACCACATCTAATGCTAGTGACTAATGCATTTGACAAATGCAATTTTTCTTTGTAATATGATGCATCGGCTAAAATATATATTGTTTTGTTTTCATCAAGCAATTGTGAAAGAAATTCTCGTATGATATTGAAGTCTCAGAACTTGTTATGATCATGGAGAAGAGGATAGAAATGGCCGGGGTGGCATTTGCAAGCCATCAAGGCTTCCTTCCAGCATCTCCACCACCTTACTCATTGAGGGCCGATCTGTCGGGTTGGTTTGGATGCACCATAAACCAACTAACACCATCTTCCTTGCTGTTTCTTCTTCAACTTTTGTTGCAATTCCATGTAAACCTAGATATCCATCTTGATCAAGATGCCTGTTTGTAGTGAGACGCTTGTATATCCAATGAGGAAAATATACCTCGCTGCTGCTCTCCACATGCGGATCAATGTTCTTTCTTCCTCCAACCATTTCCAGTACCATCATACCATAGCTATAAACATCTGACTTGTAGGAAACACCTCCAATATTTCTACAGAATACTTCAGGGGCAATATATCCAACGGTCCCCCTGGTACCCAACATAGATACAGTACTGTTTTGTGTGGGGCACAGCTTTGCTAATCCAAAATCTGAGATCTTGGGGCGGAAATCTTTATCTAGAAGAATGTTATGTGGTTTTATGTCGAAATGTAGAATGCGTGTGTTGCAACCACGATGCAAGTACTCTAGTCCTCGGGCAACACCAATTGCAATTTGGTAGAGTTTTTCCCACCCCAAGGGATGTGATTGTCTTGGTTTCTCAGTGTAGATGAATTTTTCTAGAGATCCATTTGGCATGAACTCATAGATGAGTGCTCTTTTAGATCCCTCTGAACAGAAACCTAGGAGAGAGACGATATTCACATGGTAAGTCCTACCGATGCTGGAGACCTCGTTAATGAAATATTCTCCGTTACCCTTGGATTCATTCAGGACCTTCACGGCCACAAGACGGCCATCCGGTAGTATCCCTTTGAACACACCACCATACCCTCCTTGGCCTAAATTTTCCTTGAATGAATCGGTAATCTTCTTGAGATCTGAATAGGTGTATCTTCTTAGAGCAAAGGTTCCACAGATTTCTAAGGACTCTTCGACGTCACTAACGTCACCAGCATTGTCGGTTTTCGTCATCCAATTTCTTCTTGACAAGCTAGAAGATTTGGCTCGAATGAGCAAGAAGAGCAAGCCTGCTAGAATGAAACACCCGGCTCCTTTGGATatacctgagagagagagagagagagagagagagagagagagagagagagagagaaatcagcacaAAGGGCTACATGATAGGAAATTCCATCAAGATAGTCTACATTAACAAAGTTGATCAATTTCTTAGGATTTtccaatcaaagtgattcttgagGGACATAGCAATTGAAAATGGGGCTCACACAAAAAGCACTGACAGGTTGATTATTATAGAAAATCATTGGTTAATAGTTTTATTTGGAGCCTGCCATTTCCACCCTTGAGAATAGAATGGGATTGTGAATCCTACTCCAACGTGTGCCGAAGGTAAGGACAGTTGTTAGATTGACGCGACTCGTGTGTTCTGTGGCCCGAAAATAAGGCAGCCGGTTATCAATGGACCAGCATCTGTCGAACGCTTACAATTTGTTGCTTCTTTCTACCAACTGCTTCTGCACATGTGACCCAGCTTAGATTTGAAAAAGTGGGATTTTCATGCCGAAATGCATACCGAGTGTGCCCACCAAATGGACCGGTCTTCCTCCAAATAGGTAGGTACGATTGATGCAGCTGTGAAGCTGTGATCCTAGTTAGGAAAACTCAGCTTTAAACTCTAATttttagggggaaaaaaaaaaaaaaaaaaacctcatataATAGATCAAACATTTTAAACTCTGTTTGCTTTGGAAGATAGGGAAGAATAACTCGTTTTTATGGCAAACCGGATTAAACACATTTTTCAATAAAACGAGTGAAGTTTCCTTTGGAATGATTTCAACAACAACGGCCGCCTTTTTCATGTTACATTCATTTCTTCTTGGATGAGATTCTATTGAAGACAAAAACTGAAAGCCAAGCGTCCAAAGTTGTCCTCGGGGTCATTTGGGTACAGGTCAAACGACCATTGAAACAATGGAAACTGACATATCAAATGGTCATGCTGATGCTGATGAAGAGGTGGTAGATCATCTGGTCCATAGTAGAGGTTGTGGTCTTCCCCGA contains:
- the LOC131237605 gene encoding LEAF RUST 10 DISEASE-RESISTANCE LOCUS RECEPTOR-LIKE PROTEIN KINASE-like 2.5 isoform X2, which codes for MGGGLTGSLTRPSDYLLLLKMGFLLEWTENNCTRCMGSGGRCGFNETSQFVCFCPDRPHSVACRHGISKGAGCFILAGLLFLLIRAKSSSLSRRNWMTKTDNAGDVSDVEESLEICGTFALRRYTYSDLKKITDSFKENLGQGGYGGVFKGILPDGRLVAVKVLNESKGNGEYFINEVSSIGRTYHVNIVSLLGFCSEGSKRALIYEFMPNGSLEKFIYTEKPRQSHPLGWEKLYQIAIGVARGLEYLHRGCNTRILHFDIKPHNILLDKDFRPKISDFGLAKLCPTQNSTVSMLGTRGTVGYIAPEVFCRNIGGVSYKSDVYSYGMMVLEMVGGRKNIDPHVESSSEVYFPHWIYKRLTTNRHLDQDGYLGLHGIATKVEEETARKMVLVGLWCIQTNPTDRPSMSKVVEMLEGSLDGLQMPPRPFLSSSP
- the LOC131237605 gene encoding LEAF RUST 10 DISEASE-RESISTANCE LOCUS RECEPTOR-LIKE PROTEIN KINASE-like 2.5 isoform X1 gives rise to the protein MGGGLTGSLTRPSDYLLLLKMGFLLEWTENNCTRCMGSGGRCGFNETSQFVCFCPDRPHSVACRHGGKTDKKKKIIDILIGISKGAGCFILAGLLFLLIRAKSSSLSRRNWMTKTDNAGDVSDVEESLEICGTFALRRYTYSDLKKITDSFKENLGQGGYGGVFKGILPDGRLVAVKVLNESKGNGEYFINEVSSIGRTYHVNIVSLLGFCSEGSKRALIYEFMPNGSLEKFIYTEKPRQSHPLGWEKLYQIAIGVARGLEYLHRGCNTRILHFDIKPHNILLDKDFRPKISDFGLAKLCPTQNSTVSMLGTRGTVGYIAPEVFCRNIGGVSYKSDVYSYGMMVLEMVGGRKNIDPHVESSSEVYFPHWIYKRLTTNRHLDQDGYLGLHGIATKVEEETARKMVLVGLWCIQTNPTDRPSMSKVVEMLEGSLDGLQMPPRPFLSSSP
- the LOC131227534 gene encoding LEAF RUST 10 DISEASE-RESISTANCE LOCUS RECEPTOR-LIKE PROTEIN KINASE-like 1.1, which codes for MAAPFTSISFLLLPLFFLSHLPLHSPNQELSDQSCPHFDCGNLTNIRFPFTNSTNLECGWPVQCNYHAPQFQFNNSGRSYIIKNISYEENTLVIQDERFNSQLPSDVCDFLVDFSISMPEFHLISPMITFFNCDHDHYTPPRHFNMELYKYTLCEGYDLYYTYSLQSLPPESLPYNCTVVRFPVFGQWQINSSWSNGDLLSLLAVGFVLKWDVLTECKECIITGGLCSPTIIAGNFICSHFFTAGSDSNSGVSVGIGSFLVTCLICFILHRRCRNKRLPSSYSTAISLAISSDSDPKCQIENSGANGGTIFQTQVFTYEELKEATHDFDASKELGDGGFGTVYLGKPNSSLCEFIYVPSMQGGKLHDGRSVAVKRFYQNNYNRVEQFMNEINILSRLRHQNLVTLYGCTSRDSRELLLVYEFIPNGTVADHLHANPSKTRAFTWATRMRVAIETADALAYLHAVEIIHRDVKTNNILLDNDFRVKVADFGMSRLFPMGKSHVSTVPQGTPGYVDPEYHRCYQLTNKSDVYSFGVVLIELISSKQAVDVTRHPDEINLANMAVNKIHNGGLHKLVDPNLQFESNNAVRRMIILVAELAFRCLQDDKEVRPSMQEVLEGLREIGSEDYKVEKVDRPAACDISSLDKSASLSPDAVTDTWINLSTTSNASD